A region of Pleionea litopenaei DNA encodes the following proteins:
- a CDS encoding S8 family serine peptidase, with protein MKTKQLFITTLIAGSVSAAFAGKMAPHTADFVAWNKQQQQAAPAQLEQRFIVKFKDGSTVTAKNGQGQYELNAKAARSFLKSMNVEVRKELGFAKAMSVVMNPKTQQALMNNPAVEYVEPDYPRRLMAQNTPWGITTTQSNSVSDGNASNMKVCIIDSGYDISNPDLAGNNHAGTNNSGTGNWYTPGGSHGTHVAGTIAAVNNSEGVVGVLPNQNVNIHVVKVFNESGWGYSSDLASAINTCANNGAKVVNMSLGGAGSSTTERNALQSIYNNGVLLIAASGNDGNTTMSYPASYDSVVAVGALDENKQWAEFSQYTSQVELSAPGEAILSTVGVGDGAQGYITVGGTTFGDDRALPLMRFVPVSGSYQLQYFNGTATGTLGACSVSGSGSYTCNSMSNKICLVERFENQSGSNYPESNPVQACRDAGAKAAIVYSNSDRPGLQNPFLVDANTAFNFPTLSVNRAVGQALLASVGQSTTVESRTGTDYAYYNGTSMATPHVTGVAALVWSQFPQCTAAQIRNVLNVTAEDLGSAGRDTKYGFGMVNAQDAVDYLSANGCDGNGGGTTPPPTPGDGELVNGQSETSLSGATGEEIHYTLVVPAGATNLSFAMNGGSGDADLYVKFGSKPTTSSYDCRPYRNGNTETCDISNVQAGTYYVMLRGYSAFSGVSLVANFDEPSSGGGAVGGSASLDNLSGSRRAWDHYTVEIPAGMSSLSVVMSGGSGDADLYVNFGSQPTTSSYDCRPYKNGNSEVCTFTNPSAGTWHLSIYGYSAYSGVSLDVEWNP; from the coding sequence ATGAAAACCAAGCAACTTTTTATCACCACCCTAATAGCAGGATCGGTATCCGCCGCTTTTGCTGGCAAGATGGCACCACACACGGCTGACTTTGTCGCCTGGAATAAACAACAACAGCAAGCTGCACCAGCGCAACTTGAGCAACGCTTCATTGTAAAGTTTAAAGACGGCTCAACCGTGACTGCGAAAAATGGTCAAGGGCAATACGAGTTAAATGCCAAGGCTGCTCGCAGCTTTTTAAAATCGATGAACGTTGAGGTTCGAAAAGAATTAGGATTTGCTAAGGCCATGTCGGTGGTGATGAATCCAAAGACTCAGCAAGCATTAATGAATAATCCGGCAGTAGAATATGTAGAGCCCGATTACCCACGTCGCCTAATGGCGCAAAATACACCTTGGGGGATCACCACAACTCAATCAAACTCTGTAAGTGACGGTAATGCGTCGAATATGAAAGTTTGTATTATCGACTCAGGCTACGACATCTCTAACCCAGACTTAGCAGGAAATAATCATGCCGGTACCAACAACTCAGGTACTGGCAACTGGTATACGCCTGGTGGATCTCATGGTACTCACGTAGCAGGAACCATAGCTGCAGTAAATAACAGCGAAGGTGTTGTTGGTGTTTTACCAAATCAAAACGTCAACATTCATGTTGTGAAAGTGTTCAATGAAAGTGGATGGGGATACTCGTCAGACTTAGCGTCAGCAATTAACACTTGCGCGAACAACGGTGCAAAAGTGGTTAACATGAGCTTGGGTGGCGCTGGTTCAAGCACCACTGAGCGTAACGCTTTGCAAAGTATTTACAATAATGGCGTTTTATTAATCGCTGCATCAGGAAACGACGGCAATACCACTATGTCCTACCCAGCATCGTATGACTCTGTTGTCGCGGTTGGCGCACTTGATGAAAATAAACAGTGGGCGGAGTTTTCTCAATACACCAGTCAAGTAGAGCTTTCGGCTCCAGGTGAAGCGATTCTTTCAACGGTTGGTGTGGGCGATGGTGCACAAGGTTATATTACCGTTGGTGGAACGACTTTTGGTGACGACCGTGCTTTACCACTTATGCGCTTTGTGCCGGTAAGCGGCAGTTATCAGCTACAGTATTTTAACGGAACGGCAACCGGAACATTGGGCGCCTGTTCGGTTTCAGGTAGCGGTAGTTACACCTGTAACAGCATGAGCAACAAAATCTGTTTGGTTGAGCGTTTTGAAAATCAATCAGGATCAAATTACCCAGAATCTAATCCAGTTCAAGCCTGTCGTGACGCTGGTGCAAAGGCTGCCATCGTTTACTCAAACAGTGACCGTCCTGGATTACAAAATCCATTCTTAGTCGATGCAAACACGGCATTTAACTTCCCAACTCTGTCAGTTAACCGAGCTGTTGGCCAAGCATTATTAGCGTCGGTTGGCCAATCAACGACGGTAGAAAGTCGTACCGGAACCGATTATGCCTATTACAACGGCACGTCAATGGCAACACCTCATGTAACGGGCGTTGCAGCGTTGGTTTGGAGTCAATTCCCGCAATGTACTGCTGCTCAAATTCGTAACGTTCTAAACGTGACCGCAGAAGATTTAGGCAGTGCAGGACGAGATACCAAGTACGGTTTTGGTATGGTTAATGCGCAAGATGCCGTGGACTATTTGTCGGCGAATGGTTGTGATGGTAATGGTGGCGGTACTACACCTCCTCCAACGCCAGGTGACGGTGAACTGGTTAATGGCCAAAGCGAAACAAGTTTGTCAGGTGCGACGGGCGAAGAAATTCACTACACATTAGTGGTTCCTGCTGGTGCAACTAACTTGAGCTTTGCAATGAACGGTGGCAGTGGTGATGCAGACTTGTACGTTAAGTTTGGTTCTAAACCAACGACGAGCAGCTATGACTGTCGTCCATATCGCAATGGCAACACTGAAACCTGTGATATTTCTAATGTTCAAGCGGGCACTTACTATGTCATGTTACGTGGCTACTCGGCATTCTCAGGCGTTAGCTTAGTCGCAAATTTTGATGAGCCAAGTTCTGGTGGTGGTGCTGTCGGTGGATCTGCAAGTTTAGATAACTTGTCAGGCTCACGTCGTGCTTGGGACCATTACACGGTAGAAATACCAGCGGGTATGTCGAGCTTGTCAGTTGTTATGAGTGGCGGTTCGGGTGACGCAGACTTGTACGTGAACTTTGGTTCACAGCCAACCACGTCTAGCTATGACTGTCGTCCTTATAAAAATGGTAACTCTGAAGTCTGTACTTTTACTAACCCTAGTGCAGGTACTTGGCATCTGAGTATTTATGGATACTCAGCTTACTCAGGCGTAAGTCTTGACGTTGAGTGGAATCCATAG
- a CDS encoding zinc-dependent metalloprotease, protein MIQSRRFKGLTVGVITALALSSSAFAAEKGDKSKKKEKTVADLIKDKTEYEGFLDFYQDPKTGSLMLVIEESQLNKPFIYHTHTVNGVLDAGHFKGAFRTNRLLEFRKSFDKIEIVSKTPRYILDENNAISRSEGTNISEAILVAASIEAHDKEKGQFVIKADPVLLSESLEKVSPYPRPPIPGQPPRPSFKVGNLSKSKTKYDSIRSYPQNTDVVVEYVFDNKAPMVRGSQAVSDPRTVTVQLQHSFIQLPENDYQPRRDDPRVGYFTQQFDDLSSNSWAPYRDVINRWNLVKKDPDAELSEPVEPIVWWIENTTPVEWRDVIKEAGEAWNIAFEKAGFKNALQVKVQPDDAEWDAGDIRYNVLRWTASPRPPFGGYGPSLPNPLTGEIIAADIMLEYSYFRNRWLYTSLFSDGASSEQMMPDMPVDLYCSAGHQLHDSMLAGLALSDVNDLSLDMKHKLVEQAMSRLILHEIGHTLGLNHNMKASQLFNATDVHDASKTQGIVTGSVMDYPSANIAPPGMTQGDYYDTKPGPYDLWVIEYGYSPALADADAEEKRLQTILSRSTEAALAFGNDAEDMRSPGRHIDPRVMIGDMSNEAVKYAQGRFELIRDAFSKVKENTAKDGNNYQQLLIASNFLIREWGTQAGVVSRYVGGVYTDRAYVGQEGATQPFRPVDAELQKEAVKTLNDYLFAPDVMAAAEPVYAYLQPQRRGFNGFGQNEDPKIHDMVLNNQRRVMAHLLHKDVLKRITDTALYGNEYSLNEYLSDLTSGIFEADLNGEVNTYRQNLQNDYVKKLIMISGASKPSPYDYLSQAAAQYQLKAIDKMIKYNKGEGATRVHREYLHSQIDKAFSGS, encoded by the coding sequence ATGATTCAATCCCGTCGTTTTAAAGGATTGACCGTGGGGGTCATTACTGCGCTCGCATTGAGTTCAAGTGCGTTTGCTGCAGAAAAAGGTGATAAGTCAAAAAAGAAAGAGAAAACCGTTGCTGACTTAATTAAAGATAAAACCGAATATGAAGGCTTTTTGGATTTTTACCAAGATCCGAAAACAGGCTCACTGATGTTAGTCATCGAGGAGTCACAATTAAACAAACCTTTTATCTATCATACCCATACCGTTAATGGTGTGCTAGATGCGGGTCATTTCAAAGGCGCCTTTCGCACCAACCGTTTACTCGAGTTTCGTAAGTCGTTTGATAAAATTGAAATTGTAAGCAAAACGCCTCGATATATTTTAGATGAAAACAACGCTATTTCGCGCTCAGAAGGCACCAATATCAGCGAGGCCATTTTAGTCGCTGCGAGCATTGAAGCGCATGACAAAGAAAAGGGTCAATTTGTTATTAAAGCAGATCCTGTGTTGCTCAGCGAGAGCCTAGAAAAGGTCTCACCTTATCCTCGTCCCCCGATTCCAGGACAACCTCCCCGCCCGTCTTTCAAAGTCGGTAACTTGAGTAAAAGTAAGACTAAATACGATAGTATTCGAAGCTACCCACAAAACACCGATGTGGTGGTTGAGTATGTGTTTGATAATAAAGCGCCAATGGTCCGTGGCAGCCAAGCAGTGTCTGATCCACGAACCGTGACTGTTCAATTACAACATTCATTCATACAGTTGCCTGAAAACGACTATCAACCGCGTCGCGACGATCCGCGAGTTGGCTACTTTACGCAGCAGTTTGATGATTTATCATCAAACTCATGGGCGCCTTATCGAGATGTGATCAACCGTTGGAACCTAGTCAAAAAGGATCCTGACGCAGAGCTTTCTGAACCGGTTGAGCCGATTGTTTGGTGGATCGAAAACACGACCCCAGTGGAGTGGCGTGATGTGATCAAAGAGGCGGGTGAAGCATGGAACATTGCGTTCGAAAAAGCCGGCTTTAAAAATGCGTTGCAGGTAAAAGTTCAGCCAGATGATGCAGAGTGGGATGCCGGTGACATTCGCTATAATGTTTTACGATGGACAGCGTCACCACGCCCACCCTTTGGTGGTTATGGTCCAAGTTTGCCAAACCCATTAACGGGTGAAATCATCGCTGCAGATATTATGCTGGAGTACTCTTACTTCAGAAATCGTTGGTTATACACTTCGTTATTTAGCGATGGCGCAAGCAGCGAGCAAATGATGCCTGATATGCCAGTGGACTTATATTGCAGCGCGGGTCATCAGTTACATGACTCGATGCTGGCTGGTTTAGCGCTTTCAGATGTCAATGACTTGAGCCTCGATATGAAACACAAGTTAGTTGAACAAGCGATGAGCCGCTTAATCTTGCATGAAATTGGACATACGCTGGGTCTAAACCACAATATGAAGGCAAGCCAATTGTTCAATGCGACAGACGTGCACGATGCTTCGAAAACCCAAGGTATTGTGACCGGCTCAGTAATGGACTATCCGTCGGCCAATATTGCTCCTCCAGGAATGACGCAAGGGGATTACTACGATACCAAGCCCGGTCCGTACGATTTATGGGTCATTGAGTATGGGTATTCACCAGCTCTAGCCGATGCCGACGCTGAAGAAAAGCGATTACAAACCATCCTTTCTCGATCGACTGAAGCAGCTCTTGCATTTGGTAATGATGCTGAAGACATGCGTTCACCGGGTCGTCACATTGATCCGCGCGTTATGATTGGGGATATGTCAAACGAAGCGGTCAAATATGCACAAGGTCGATTCGAATTGATTCGAGACGCCTTCTCGAAAGTCAAAGAGAACACAGCGAAAGACGGCAATAATTATCAGCAACTTCTCATCGCGAGTAATTTTTTAATTCGCGAGTGGGGTACTCAAGCTGGGGTTGTTTCTCGATACGTTGGTGGTGTTTATACTGATCGAGCCTACGTTGGTCAGGAAGGTGCGACGCAACCGTTTCGACCCGTTGATGCTGAGTTGCAAAAAGAAGCAGTTAAAACCTTAAATGACTACTTGTTTGCGCCAGACGTAATGGCTGCTGCTGAACCAGTCTATGCTTACTTACAACCGCAACGTCGAGGATTCAATGGTTTCGGCCAAAACGAAGATCCTAAAATTCATGACATGGTTCTGAATAATCAGCGACGTGTAATGGCTCACTTACTGCATAAAGATGTCTTGAAGCGAATCACCGATACCGCTTTGTACGGTAATGAGTATTCTTTAAATGAATACTTAAGCGACCTGACCTCAGGTATCTTCGAAGCGGACTTAAACGGTGAAGTAAACACCTATCGTCAAAATCTGCAAAATGATTATGTGAAGAAGTTAATCATGATCAGTGGTGCGTCAAAACCATCCCCTTACGACTACTTATCGCAAGCCGCTGCTCAGTATCAACTGAAAGCGATTGATAAAATGATCAAGTACAATAAGGGTGAGGGTGCGACAAGAGTGCATCGTGAATATTTACACTCGCAAATCGATAAGGCTTTTTCTGGTTCATAA